From a single Hippoglossus stenolepis isolate QCI-W04-F060 chromosome 2, HSTE1.2, whole genome shotgun sequence genomic region:
- the ppa2 gene encoding inorganic pyrophosphatase 2, mitochondrial → MWRRWRTGSRNRRRKKKCVCIMTPPPLRSCLGFLLKVSGSFSVSRNKLVAQAAALPHLHHLRKSMHYLTEERGRPHSLDYRIYFKTSEGKYVSPFHDIPLIAELEQDNDVPAKKPKRNEKEVLFNMVVEVPRWSNAKMEIATKEPLNPIKQDVKKGKLRYVANIFPHKGYIWNYGALPQTWEDPNHTDAETTCCGDNDPVDVCEIGTQVCFPGQVIQVKVLGILAMIDEGEMDWKVIAINAQDPDAKNLNSIEDVRKSRPGHLEATVDWFRKYKVPDGKPENQFGFNGQFKDKDFAVEIIKSTHEHWRALVQKQTNSEGIECKNISCCESPLKCSADEARDVVQSAPGFGSPHPVSPEVDKWYFV, encoded by the exons ATGTGGCGGAGGTGGAGGACGGGAAGCAGGAaccggaggaggaagaagaagtgtgtgtgtataatgacTCCTCCGCCGCTGCGCTCCTGTCTCGGCTTCCTGCTGAAAGTCAGCGGCTCGTTTTCTGTCTCCAGAAACAAACTCGTCGCACaagcagcagctcttcctcatcttcatcacctgaGAAAAAGCATGCACTACCTcacggaggagagaggaagaccTCACTCTCTGGACTACCGGATCTATTTTA AAACCTCTGAAGGGAAATATGTTTCACCGTTCCATGACATTCCACTTATAGCAGAGCTGGAACAG gACAATGATGTACCAGCTAAAAAACCCAAGCGTAATGAGAAAGAG GTGCTCTTTAACATGGTTGTAGAGGTACCTCGATGGTCAAATGCTAAAATGGAG ATTGCTACAAAGGAACCACTGAATCCGATCAAACAAGATGTAAAGAAAGGCAAGCTCCGATATGTTGCCAACATATTTCCACATAAAGGTTACATCTGGAACTATGGGGCTCTCCCACAG ACATGGGAGGACCCAAACCACACAGATGCAGAAACGACATGTTGTGGTGATAATGATCCCGTTGACGTTTGTGAAATTGGGACCCAG GTGTGTTTTCCAGGTCAAGTGATCCAAGTGAAAGTACTTGGCATCTTAGCCATGATTGACGAGGGAGAAATGGACTGGAAGGTCATTGCTATCAATGCTCAGGACCCGGATGCCAAAAATCTAAATA GCATAGAGGATGTCCGCAAGAGCCGACCCGGTCATTTAGAGGCAACCGTCGACTGGTTCAGGAAATATAAGGTGCCCGATGGAAAGCCTGAGAACCAATTTGGATTCAATGGACAATTCAAAGACAAG GACTTTGCAGTTGAGATTATCAAGTCCACCCATGAGCACTGGAGGGCACTAGTGCAGAAGCAGACAAATAGTGAAGGGATTGAATG CAAAAATATCTCTTGCTGTGAGAGTCCTTTGAAATGCAGTGCTGATGAGGCCAGAGATGTCGTCCAGTCG GCCCCAGGATTTGGAAGCCCACATCCTGTGTCTCCAGAGG tggATAAGTGGTATTTTGTCTGA